In Porites lutea chromosome 9, jaPorLute2.1, whole genome shotgun sequence, a single window of DNA contains:
- the LOC140949013 gene encoding uncharacterized protein, whose translation MEGGGGGKLAFVYMYFLSLTIVVGHALMLIILWKDPFKRFRTPPTFLVCGMVLANFTSGLSAGPLFCYYVISSCSALRPPYLELLWNVASFMLYWTTSVSYFSMLGLSLCQYIGVKIPHKHSGLVTKKTTASFLGIITFISFLIPGLLPLGFSPIIVEKLQLHVTFQLSTFILCALYAALGVEYLQQVKRARESSNNAVKGMTCVRVRDRNFTRANLMLLACVTLLSLPIMITWHLSMYGEKLFASKTGQMASGAVTITLFMMKITLDPFIYCMRLTIYRKAFKRIFKWRNRQVAHAGSS comes from the exons ATGGAAGGTGGAGGTGGAGGAAAGTTGGCTTtcgtgtacatgtat TTTCTGTCGTTAACAATCGTAGTCGGTCATGCACTGATGCTGATAATTTTGTGGAAAGATCCTTTCAAGCGGTTTCGAACACCACCTACGTTTTTGGTTTGCGGAATGGTATTGGCGAACTTTACTAGCGGGCTAAGTGCGGGCCCTCTTTTCTGCTATTATGTCATTTCTTCGTGTTCGGCACTGAGACCTCCGTATTTAGAACTGCTGTGGAACGTTGCCAGCTTTATGCTGTACTGGACAACAAGTGTGTCTTATTTTTCAATGCTCGGATTATCATTGTGCCAGTACATTGGGGTGAAGATACCTCACAAGCATTCCGGGTTAGTCACTAAAAAGACTACTGCTAGCTTCCTTGGAATTATTACTTTCATCTCATTTCTAATACCGGGTCTGCTTCCTCTTGGTTTTTCCCCAATCATAGTGGAAAAACTACAACTACACGTAACGTTTCAGCTGAGTACGTTTATCCTCTGTGCCTTATATGCAGCTCTCGGCGTGGAATATTTACAGCAGGTTAAACGAGCTAGGGAAAGCAGCAACAACGCAGTCAAAGGAATGACCTGCGTTCGTGTTAGAGACAGAAATTTCACTAGAGCCAATCTAATGTTGCTCGCTTGTGTTACACTTTTAAGCCTGCCGATAATGATAACATGGCATTTATCAATGTACGGAGAAAAATTATTCGCTTCCAAAACAGGCCAAATGGCATCTGGAGCTGTAACAATCACCTTATTCATGATGAAAATAACTCTTGACCCCTTTATATATTGCATGCGGCTAACGATATACCGCAAAGCGTTTAAACGCATTTTCAAGTGGAGAAATCGACAGGTTGCGCATGCCGGCTCCTCGTAA